In Paraburkholderia sprentiae WSM5005, a genomic segment contains:
- a CDS encoding glycosyltransferase family 4 protein encodes MSTIFLDVSRLLTRLYDGLLPTGVDRVGLAYIEKYGAKARAILSEQGFSTVLTEKDSQQTFAWLLSSTCNRNAIRALVIRTCLNRLRETRLSGILLHTSHNGMEFGRYYSAMTKRQIRPVFMVHDLIPLTHAEYCRPGVDATHRHRMHTALKHASGLIMNSQATLDSLAAEAQRADLPMPPSVVARLASGVTQRPLTARPLPAPYFVILGTIEPRKNHWLILQAWRRLVEQLGTAAPKLVVIGRRGWECENVIDMLERCEPLKGVVIEEPHCSDEKLHAYLQHCQALLFPSFVEGYGMPLAEALALKVPVLASDLAVFHEIADDIPDYLDPLDGPGWLARIQAYAQPNSPERDAQIIRIERFREPTWADHFERVDAFLETLR; translated from the coding sequence GTGTCAACCATTTTCCTGGACGTGTCACGTCTACTCACGCGTCTTTACGATGGGCTTTTGCCCACCGGCGTAGATCGCGTCGGTCTCGCTTATATCGAAAAGTACGGCGCAAAAGCTCGCGCAATCCTGAGCGAACAGGGTTTCTCCACGGTATTGACTGAAAAAGACTCCCAGCAAACGTTTGCATGGCTTCTTTCATCCACATGTAATCGAAACGCGATCCGTGCATTAGTCATCCGCACGTGCCTTAATCGCCTGCGAGAAACAAGACTCAGCGGAATTCTGTTGCACACAAGTCACAACGGTATGGAATTCGGACGTTATTACAGCGCAATGACGAAACGTCAGATTCGCCCCGTATTCATGGTCCACGATTTAATCCCGTTGACGCACGCCGAATATTGCCGCCCGGGCGTCGACGCAACGCATCGGCACCGCATGCACACTGCGCTGAAGCACGCCAGCGGATTGATCATGAATTCCCAAGCCACGCTCGACTCGCTCGCGGCCGAGGCACAGCGCGCCGATCTTCCCATGCCGCCGAGCGTAGTCGCACGCCTCGCCTCCGGTGTTACGCAGCGACCGCTCACCGCGCGCCCGCTGCCAGCGCCCTACTTCGTCATCCTCGGCACGATCGAGCCGCGCAAAAACCACTGGTTAATCCTGCAAGCCTGGCGCCGCCTCGTCGAACAACTCGGCACCGCAGCACCCAAGCTCGTCGTAATCGGCCGACGCGGCTGGGAATGCGAAAACGTCATCGACATGTTGGAGCGCTGCGAACCGCTAAAAGGCGTCGTAATAGAAGAACCCCACTGCTCCGACGAAAAACTGCACGCCTATCTGCAACACTGCCAGGCGCTGCTGTTCCCCTCCTTCGTCGAAGGCTACGGCATGCCACTCGCCGAAGCACTCGCGCTGAAAGTACCCGTACTCGCTAGCGATCTCGCCGTCTTCCACGAAATCGCCGACGACATTCCCGACTATCTGGATCCACTCGACGGCCCCGGCTGGCTCGCGCGCATTCAGGCCTACGCGCAGCCGAATAGCCCCGAGCGCGATGCGCAGATAATCCGCATCGAACGATTCCGCGAGCCGACGTGGGCGGATCATTTCGAACGCGTCGACGCCTTTCTGGAAACGCTGCGCTAA
- the galU gene encoding UTP--glucose-1-phosphate uridylyltransferase GalU, with translation MLKVTKAVFPVAGLGTRFLPVTKASPKEMLPIVDKPLIQYAVEEAMAAGITEMIFVTGRSKRAIEDHFDKSYEIEAELEARGKDKLLELVRSIKPSHVDCFYVRQAEALGLGHAVLCAEKLVGDNPFAVILADDLLYGTPPVMTQMIEVFDHYHSSVIGVEEIPPQDTKSYGIVDGKEWEDSIIKMSGIVEKPEPSVAPSNLGVVGRYVLKPRIFDHLRSIKPGAGGELQLTDAIQSLLADEQVLAYKYHGTRFDCGSKLGYLKATVEFALRHPEVAADFEEYLRTRSPVLEG, from the coding sequence ATGCTAAAAGTTACAAAGGCGGTTTTTCCGGTAGCAGGTCTTGGCACCCGCTTCCTCCCCGTCACCAAGGCTAGCCCGAAGGAGATGCTGCCGATCGTCGACAAGCCGCTGATTCAGTACGCGGTCGAAGAGGCGATGGCGGCCGGCATCACCGAAATGATCTTCGTCACGGGCCGCAGCAAGCGCGCGATCGAAGACCATTTCGACAAGTCCTATGAGATCGAGGCCGAACTCGAGGCGCGCGGCAAGGACAAGCTACTCGAACTGGTGCGCAGCATCAAGCCGAGCCATGTGGACTGCTTCTATGTACGCCAGGCGGAGGCGCTGGGCCTCGGCCACGCGGTGCTATGCGCCGAGAAGCTGGTCGGCGACAACCCGTTCGCGGTCATTCTCGCGGACGACCTGCTGTACGGTACCCCGCCCGTGATGACGCAGATGATCGAGGTGTTCGATCACTATCACAGTTCGGTGATCGGCGTCGAAGAGATCCCGCCCCAAGACACGAAGTCGTACGGCATCGTCGACGGCAAGGAATGGGAGGATTCGATCATCAAGATGTCGGGCATCGTCGAAAAGCCGGAGCCGAGCGTGGCGCCGTCGAACCTCGGCGTGGTGGGCCGTTATGTGTTGAAGCCGCGCATCTTCGATCATCTACGCTCCATCAAGCCGGGCGCGGGCGGCGAGTTGCAGTTGACGGACGCGATCCAGTCGCTGCTCGCCGACGAACAGGTGCTCGCGTACAAATATCACGGCACCCGTTTCGACTGCGGCAGCAAGCTCGGATATCTGAAGGCGACGGTCGAGTTCGCGCTGCGTCACCCGGAAGTGGCCGCCGATTTCGAAGAATATCTGCGCACCCGCTCGCCGGTGCTGGAAGGTTGA
- the gmd gene encoding GDP-mannose 4,6-dehydratase — protein MSEIAVVTGITGQDGAYLAQLLLEKGYIVYGTYRRTSSVNFWRLDELGVRKHRNLRLVEYDLTDPSASIRLLQTTKATEVYNLAAQSFVGVSFDQPIATAEITGIGPLNLLEAIRIVNTDIRFYQASTSEMFGKVQEVPQAEGTPFYPRSPYGVAKLYAHWITVNYRESYNIFGSSGILFNHESPLRGQEFVTRKISDGIAKIRLGLLDVLELGNLDARRDWGFAKEYVEGMWKMLQVPLPDTFVLATNRTETVRNFVSMAAAAAGMELVWEGSGQNEVGIDRATNKTVVKLNPRFHRPAEVDSLIGCAEKARKELGWEPKTTLEELSEMMVEADIRRNKAGFSF, from the coding sequence ATGAGTGAAATTGCGGTTGTAACTGGCATTACAGGTCAGGATGGGGCATATCTCGCGCAGTTGTTGCTTGAGAAGGGCTATATCGTTTACGGAACATATCGTCGAACCAGTTCGGTCAATTTCTGGCGGCTCGACGAGCTTGGGGTCCGGAAGCATCGGAACCTCCGCCTGGTCGAGTACGATCTCACAGATCCAAGTGCCAGTATTCGCTTGCTGCAAACAACGAAGGCCACTGAAGTCTACAACCTTGCAGCCCAGAGCTTTGTCGGGGTTTCGTTTGATCAACCGATTGCCACCGCGGAGATCACCGGCATTGGGCCGTTGAACCTGCTTGAGGCGATTCGGATTGTGAATACGGACATTCGCTTCTATCAGGCCAGCACGTCCGAGATGTTCGGGAAGGTCCAAGAGGTGCCGCAGGCAGAAGGCACGCCATTCTACCCACGCAGTCCGTACGGTGTGGCGAAATTGTACGCTCACTGGATAACCGTAAATTACCGCGAGAGTTACAACATCTTTGGTAGCAGCGGTATCTTGTTCAATCATGAATCTCCTTTGCGCGGCCAGGAATTTGTGACGCGCAAGATTTCCGACGGCATAGCAAAGATACGCTTGGGGCTCCTTGACGTGCTCGAACTTGGCAACCTTGATGCGAGGCGAGATTGGGGTTTTGCCAAGGAGTATGTGGAGGGTATGTGGAAGATGTTGCAGGTGCCTCTTCCCGACACTTTTGTGCTTGCGACCAATCGGACAGAAACGGTCCGCAATTTTGTATCAATGGCCGCTGCAGCAGCCGGTATGGAGCTTGTTTGGGAGGGCAGCGGTCAAAACGAAGTGGGTATTGACCGCGCAACAAACAAGACGGTTGTCAAATTGAATCCCCGATTTCACCGGCCAGCAGAAGTTGATTCTTTAATCGGCTGTGCTGAGAAGGCGAGAAAGGAACTGGGTTGGGAGCCCAAAACGACGCTCGAAGAACTCTCCGAGATGATGGTGGAGGCAGATATTCGCCGTAACAAGGCTGGTTTTTCTTTCTAG
- a CDS encoding glycosyltransferase family 4 protein, producing the protein MKLVFAVDAIRPPLTGIGRYAWELANHYQGEPCDVETVRFLSGDRWISSLDDLLIEPGKKKPLQRRFKWLTTLGRQQRVRKLIRHHVCHSPNYFLPGVVERGIATVHDLSVFKFPETHPVERIVQFERNFASTLQRAVHLITDSAATRQEVATFFGWPLDKITAIGLGVRADFHPREPGEMGALAQWNLEPFRYALCVSTLEPRKRIDCLLDAYGSLPIALRRQYPLVIAGGKGWLNDALLIQIEKGQQEGWVLYLGYVPEESLPVLYAGSKAFLYPSIYEGFGLPVLEAIASGVPTLAMNCSSLPEAGSGAAWLVEPGDHDALREGIQRVLCDEKWRKSAISKGLSAARQQTWSRCANATIDVYRKFA; encoded by the coding sequence ATGAAACTTGTCTTTGCCGTTGATGCAATCCGGCCGCCTCTTACGGGAATCGGCCGTTATGCCTGGGAGCTTGCAAACCACTACCAAGGCGAGCCGTGCGATGTCGAGACCGTTCGCTTTTTATCGGGCGATCGCTGGATATCAAGTCTGGACGATCTGCTAATCGAGCCGGGCAAAAAAAAGCCTTTACAGCGCCGCTTCAAATGGCTAACCACATTGGGGCGTCAACAACGAGTCAGGAAGTTGATCCGTCATCACGTGTGTCACTCTCCCAACTATTTTCTTCCAGGCGTTGTGGAGCGCGGCATTGCGACAGTTCATGATTTGTCGGTGTTTAAGTTCCCGGAAACTCATCCGGTCGAGCGAATAGTTCAGTTCGAGCGTAACTTTGCGTCTACCCTGCAGAGAGCGGTGCACTTGATCACCGACTCGGCGGCGACACGTCAGGAAGTTGCGACTTTCTTTGGCTGGCCGTTAGACAAAATTACTGCAATAGGTTTGGGGGTGCGAGCCGATTTTCATCCAAGGGAGCCTGGCGAAATGGGCGCCTTGGCGCAATGGAATCTTGAACCCTTCCGGTACGCCCTTTGTGTCTCTACGCTCGAGCCGCGAAAGCGTATTGACTGTTTGCTGGACGCATATGGCTCCCTGCCAATCGCTCTTCGGCGCCAATATCCGCTCGTCATCGCGGGTGGCAAAGGCTGGCTCAACGACGCCTTGTTGATTCAGATCGAAAAGGGGCAGCAGGAAGGTTGGGTTCTCTACTTGGGATATGTCCCGGAAGAGTCGCTGCCAGTGCTTTATGCCGGCTCAAAGGCGTTTCTCTATCCTTCAATTTATGAGGGGTTTGGCTTGCCTGTGCTAGAAGCGATCGCGAGTGGTGTTCCCACCCTCGCAATGAATTGTTCGTCGCTGCCCGAAGCCGGGAGCGGTGCGGCGTGGCTTGTAGAGCCTGGTGATCATGATGCGTTGCGAGAGGGTATACAGCGTGTGCTTTGCGACGAAAAGTGGCGAAAGAGCGCAATTTCAAAAGGATTGAGTGCGGCTAGGCAGCAGACGTGGTCACGCTGCGCCAATGCCACGATTGATGTTTACCGAAAATTCGCATAG
- a CDS encoding DUF4214 domain-containing protein produces the protein MQAVSIYELIESGDDRFIERCYRLLLGRAPDANGMQHYSRRLADGWSKSRVAKDIARSEEARKRGIVLSHATRYSWKSTVAAVPAIGHLFAPKLSRVSPDEAAKHIGHAGPKGHGGIDHAAIAELHAGLSGLNGAQRDVVNTLETLGRHFGASLEGTSEAIKSLHERLDFAIHSISAALDGIRFEQRRISARLERVEAGVGDVSQFDQAGSKNDSLAA, from the coding sequence ATGCAAGCTGTTTCAATTTATGAACTAATAGAAAGTGGCGACGATCGGTTCATCGAACGATGTTATCGTCTCCTGCTGGGCCGTGCGCCGGACGCGAACGGCATGCAGCATTACTCAAGGCGTCTCGCCGACGGCTGGAGCAAATCGCGCGTGGCGAAGGATATAGCGCGAAGCGAAGAGGCACGTAAGCGTGGAATTGTGCTGAGTCATGCAACTCGGTACAGCTGGAAAAGTACCGTGGCGGCCGTTCCCGCAATTGGTCACCTTTTTGCACCAAAACTGAGTCGCGTTTCGCCGGATGAAGCGGCGAAGCACATAGGTCACGCAGGGCCAAAAGGGCACGGCGGCATCGATCACGCAGCTATCGCTGAATTGCACGCGGGCCTGAGCGGACTGAACGGCGCGCAGCGGGATGTTGTCAATACGCTGGAAACGCTTGGCCGGCATTTTGGCGCGTCGCTTGAGGGGACGTCAGAGGCAATCAAAAGCTTGCATGAGCGTCTTGATTTCGCAATCCATTCGATTAGTGCAGCACTAGATGGAATTCGGTTCGAACAGCGAAGAATATCGGCTCGACTGGAACGGGTGGAAGCGGGTGTCGGTGACGTCAGTCAATTCGATCAGGCTGGTTCGAAGAATGACTCCCTAGCAGCATGA
- a CDS encoding polysaccharide biosynthesis/export family protein, which yields MSRLSFAVFTAIALAVVAFSGCSAIPTSGPSSSQIEKSASTANPTGIQIVDVTDEVARKLFSERGVGDFSAALGNNSSFQQQLGVGDTIEVSIWEAPPATLFGAAQVDARGGAANARVTVLPDQTLDGDGKINIPFAGELIAVGRTPTELQRDITARLKNIAHDPQVLVKLSHNATSYVTVVGDVASSNRMQLSARGERLLDALAAAGGVKQPVDKVTIQVTRGDKVASLPLETVIRDPHQNVPLHAGDVVTALFQPFSFTSLGATGKNQEINFEAQGITLAQALARAGGLEDSRSDAQGVFIFRLEDAKALPWPTLPVRTTADGKVPVIYRVNLRDPNSFFVAQNFMMENKDLLYVSNAPIAEVQKFLNVVFSVAYPLVTGVQTFR from the coding sequence ATGTCGCGTTTGTCCTTTGCCGTTTTCACTGCGATCGCCTTGGCCGTGGTTGCGTTTAGTGGTTGTTCAGCCATTCCGACATCCGGACCTAGCAGTTCGCAGATTGAAAAATCTGCGTCGACGGCGAATCCAACCGGCATTCAGATTGTCGATGTGACCGACGAGGTCGCGCGCAAACTGTTTTCGGAGCGCGGCGTCGGCGATTTTTCCGCCGCGCTGGGCAACAATAGTTCGTTCCAGCAGCAGCTCGGGGTAGGCGATACCATCGAAGTGTCTATCTGGGAAGCACCGCCTGCCACGCTGTTTGGCGCCGCACAAGTGGATGCGAGAGGTGGTGCGGCTAACGCGCGAGTTACCGTTTTGCCCGATCAAACGCTCGACGGAGACGGGAAGATCAACATTCCGTTCGCGGGAGAGTTGATAGCAGTTGGCCGTACGCCAACCGAACTTCAACGTGATATCACGGCACGTTTGAAGAACATCGCCCACGACCCTCAGGTGCTGGTCAAGCTTTCGCACAACGCGACTTCATACGTGACGGTTGTGGGCGATGTGGCGAGTAGCAACCGGATGCAACTCAGTGCGCGCGGTGAGCGTCTATTGGATGCACTTGCCGCAGCTGGCGGAGTGAAGCAGCCAGTGGATAAGGTCACGATTCAGGTGACGCGAGGCGACAAAGTTGCGTCGCTGCCGTTGGAAACCGTAATTCGTGACCCGCACCAGAACGTGCCCCTGCATGCGGGTGATGTGGTGACGGCGCTCTTCCAGCCGTTCAGCTTCACGTCTCTCGGCGCGACCGGTAAGAATCAGGAAATCAACTTCGAAGCGCAAGGAATCACGCTTGCTCAGGCTTTGGCGCGTGCGGGTGGTCTGGAGGATTCGCGTTCAGACGCACAAGGCGTATTCATCTTCCGTCTCGAAGATGCCAAGGCTTTGCCATGGCCGACTCTGCCTGTGCGCACCACGGCTGATGGAAAGGTGCCTGTGATCTATCGTGTCAATTTGCGCGACCCCAACTCCTTTTTCGTGGCGCAGAACTTCATGATGGAAAACAAGGATCTGCTGTACGTATCGAATGCGCCGATTGCTGAAGTTCAGAAATTCTTGAATGTGGTGTTCTCGGTGGCTTATCCGCTGGTTACCGGAGTTCAAACATTCAGGTAG